One segment of Solanum lycopersicum chromosome 1, SLM_r2.1 DNA contains the following:
- the LOC101248724 gene encoding LYR motif-containing protein At3g19508 has protein sequence MILQEMQKAIGAYREVLRLVRRLPKDSRPYYAKYARENFVNYREIDSNDPNALQELLQRTYNHSLWVLKKYSVDQSAADRLKNICAD, from the exons ATGATTCTTCAAGAAATGCAGAAAGCTATAGGTGCTTACAGGGAAGTGCTAAGGCTGGTGAGGCGACTACCGAAGGACTCGAGGCCTTACTACGCAAAATACGCCCGAGAAAACTTCGTCAACTACAGAGAAATCGACTCAAATGATCCAAATGCTCTCCAAGAACTCCTTCAACGAACTTACAATCATTCCCTCTGGGTCCTCAAAAAG TATTCAGTAGACCAATCTGCGGCGGATCGCTTGAAAAATATTTGCGCTGACTGA
- the LOC101257027 gene encoding transcription factor bHLH113, whose translation MAGEEESSLDGGTYSELLFADDDDGLAGCFNFTNSSSPKMLCFGTDAPILETCSVQTSEQKTPKSELTCSGDSPSACSSSNISQPNNSNKRRNGAEKEPVEKTKGRNQRNCKRTKMVENSNVTTHAKVKKEKLGERITALQQLVSPFGKTDTASVLHEAMGYIRFLHDQVHVLCSPYLQRQTQRQSPSLREGGETEASRNEVLLRSKGLCLVPVEVSVHVADTSLNGADFWSPAAMMNNNNSITQ comes from the exons ATGGCGGGTGAAGAAGAGAGTTCACTGGACGGAGGAACGTATTCGGAACTACTATTTGCCGACGACGATGATGGCCTAGCAGGATGTTTCAATTTCACTAATTCATCTTCCCCGAAAATGCTCTGTTTTGGTACTGATGCTCCTATACTTGAAACTTGTTCTGTACAAACATCAGAAcaaaaaaccccaaaatctgaaCTCACATGCAGTGGAGATTCACCATCTGCTTGTTCAAGTAGCAACATCAGCCAGCCTAACAACTCCAAT AAAAGGCGAAATGGTGCAGAGAAAGAACCGGTTGAAAAAACAAAAGGTAGAAATCAGAGAAATTGCAAGAGGACAAAGATGGTAGAAAATTCAAATGTGACAACTCATGCAAAG GTTAAGAAAGAAAAGCTTGGTGAAAGAATCACAGCATTACAACAACTTGTATCTCCCTTTGGCAAG ACCGATACAGCATCAGTGCTACATGAAGCGATGGGATATATCAGGTTTTTGCACGATCAGGTTCACGTCTTGTGTTCTCCTTACTTGCAGCGCCAGACCCAGAGACAGTCTCCCTCTTTACGT GAGGGCGGGGAAACGGAAGCATCGAGAAATGAGGTGTTGCTGAGGAGCAAAGGACTTTGTCTAGTGCCAGTAGAGGTGAGTGTCCATGTAGCTGATACTAGTCTCAACGGCGCTGATTTTTGGTCACCTGCCGCCATgatgaacaataataatagcatTACCCAATGA